In a single window of the Synechococcus sp. WH 8016 genome:
- the tkt gene encoding transketolase, with amino-acid sequence MAAATASLDTLCVNSIRMLAVDAVNKSNSGHPGLPMGCAPMGYALWDKFLKHNPKNPKWFNRDRFVLSAGHGCMLQYALLHLTGYDSVTIEDIKQFRQWGSKTPGHPETFETPGIEVTTGPLGAGISNAVGLAIAESHLGAKFNKADAKVVDHFTYVIMGDGCNQEGVASEAASLAGHLKLGKLIALYDDNHITIDGRTDVSFTEDVLKRYEAYGWHVQHVADGDTDVNAIANAIEAAKAVTNKPSIIKVTTTIGYGSPNKSDTAGVHGAPLGEEEAELTRKQLGWTHGPFEIPQEAYDQYRQAVERGASQEAEWNQALANYRSKYPTEAAEFERMLRGELPQGWDKNLPTYTADDKGLATRKHSQICLGALGATIPELIGGSADLTHSNYTDIAGETGSYQPESPEKRYLHFGVREHAMAAVLNGIAYHNSGLIPYGGTFLVFADYMRGSMRLSALSMLGVIYVLTHDSIGVGEDGPTHQPIETIPSLRAMPGMLVFRPGDGNETSGAYKVAIENRNRPSAMCLSRQGMANQANSSIDKVALGGYVLEDCAGTPDLILIGTGTELDLCVQAAKQLTADGKKVRVVSMPCVELFDEQSDSYKEQVLPNAVRKRIVVEAAETFGWHRFIGLDGDSITMNRFGASAPGGTCMEKFGFTVENVVTKSKALLG; translated from the coding sequence ATGGCCGCCGCAACCGCCTCTCTCGACACGCTCTGCGTCAACAGCATCCGCATGCTGGCCGTTGATGCCGTCAACAAATCCAATAGCGGTCACCCCGGTTTGCCCATGGGCTGCGCACCGATGGGGTACGCCTTATGGGACAAATTCCTCAAGCACAACCCCAAAAACCCCAAGTGGTTTAACCGCGATCGGTTTGTGCTCTCAGCAGGCCATGGCTGCATGCTGCAATACGCCCTCCTGCACCTCACCGGCTACGACTCGGTCACCATCGAGGACATCAAGCAATTCCGTCAGTGGGGCTCGAAAACACCAGGTCACCCGGAAACATTTGAGACCCCTGGTATTGAAGTCACCACCGGCCCCCTTGGAGCAGGGATCTCGAATGCCGTGGGACTGGCCATTGCCGAATCACACCTAGGCGCCAAATTCAACAAGGCTGACGCCAAAGTTGTGGACCACTTCACCTACGTGATCATGGGTGATGGCTGCAATCAGGAAGGCGTGGCTTCAGAAGCAGCCTCCCTGGCCGGTCACCTCAAGTTGGGCAAATTGATTGCCCTCTACGACGACAATCACATCACCATCGACGGACGCACCGATGTGTCGTTCACCGAGGACGTTCTCAAGCGTTACGAGGCCTACGGCTGGCACGTACAACACGTAGCCGACGGCGACACCGACGTGAATGCCATTGCCAACGCGATTGAGGCCGCGAAAGCCGTCACCAACAAGCCCTCAATCATCAAGGTGACCACCACCATCGGCTACGGCTCACCCAACAAGAGTGATACAGCCGGTGTCCATGGCGCCCCTCTTGGAGAAGAGGAAGCCGAGCTCACACGCAAACAGCTGGGCTGGACCCATGGGCCCTTCGAAATTCCTCAAGAGGCCTACGACCAGTACCGCCAAGCGGTCGAGCGTGGCGCGTCACAGGAAGCCGAGTGGAATCAAGCCTTGGCGAACTACCGCAGCAAGTACCCCACAGAAGCCGCAGAATTTGAGCGCATGCTGCGCGGTGAGCTCCCCCAGGGTTGGGACAAGAACCTTCCCACTTACACCGCAGACGACAAAGGTCTGGCCACCCGCAAACATTCCCAGATTTGCCTTGGAGCACTGGGAGCCACAATCCCCGAACTTATTGGTGGATCAGCTGACCTCACCCACTCCAACTACACCGACATCGCCGGGGAAACAGGTTCTTATCAGCCCGAAAGCCCTGAAAAGCGCTACCTCCACTTCGGTGTGCGCGAGCATGCCATGGCGGCTGTCCTCAATGGAATCGCCTATCACAACAGTGGCTTGATCCCCTACGGCGGCACCTTCCTGGTGTTTGCCGATTACATGCGTGGCTCCATGCGCTTGTCAGCACTGAGCATGCTGGGTGTGATTTACGTGCTCACCCACGATTCCATCGGCGTGGGCGAAGACGGCCCCACCCACCAGCCGATTGAAACCATCCCATCACTGCGTGCCATGCCAGGAATGCTGGTGTTCCGCCCTGGCGACGGCAATGAAACCAGTGGCGCCTACAAAGTTGCGATCGAGAACCGCAACCGCCCCAGCGCCATGTGCTTAAGCCGCCAAGGAATGGCCAACCAGGCCAACTCGTCGATCGACAAGGTGGCTTTAGGTGGCTACGTCCTTGAAGACTGTGCAGGCACACCCGATCTGATCCTGATCGGAACGGGTACCGAGCTCGATCTCTGCGTCCAAGCCGCCAAACAGCTGACCGCTGATGGCAAAAAAGTGCGCGTGGTCTCGATGCCCTGCGTAGAGCTCTTCGATGAGCAAAGCGATTCCTACAAAGAACAAGTTCTTCCCAACGCCGTTCGCAAGCGGATCGTGGTGGAAGCCGCTGAAACATTCGGCTGGCACCGATTCATTGGTCTCGATGGAGACAGCATCACGATGAATCGTTTCGGCGCCTCCGCTCCAGGCGGCACTTGCATGGAGAAGTTCGGATTCACCGTAGAGAATGTTGTTACGAAGTCAAAGGCTTTATTAGGCTAA
- the fabF gene encoding beta-ketoacyl-ACP synthase II, which translates to MVEGLQRVVVTGLGAVTPIGNTVADYWEGLTSAKNGVDAITLFDAAQHACRFAAEVKNFDPSGFIEPKDAKRWDRFCKFGVVAAKQALADSGLTITPDNAHRIGVSIGSGVGGLLTMETQAHVLKDKAPGRVSPFTVPMMIPNMATGLAAIALGAKGPSSAVATACAAGSNAIGDAFQLLQLGKADAMICGGAESAITPLGVAGFASAKALSFRNDDPSSASRPFDKTRDGFVIGEGSGILVLETLAHAEARGATILAEIVGYGTTCDAHHITSPTPGGVGGAAAIRLALEDGGISADSVDYVNAHGTSTPANDSNETAAIKNALGSHANDIPVSSTKSMTGHLLGGSGGIEAVACVLALRNGVVPPTINYNNPDPECDLDVVPNTARELTLGTVLSNSFGFGGHNVCLAFRRMS; encoded by the coding sequence ATGGTGGAGGGTCTCCAGCGCGTCGTGGTCACAGGCCTCGGTGCCGTTACACCGATCGGCAATACCGTCGCTGATTATTGGGAGGGCTTGACCTCCGCAAAGAACGGCGTCGATGCGATCACCTTGTTTGATGCAGCGCAGCACGCCTGTCGCTTCGCTGCTGAAGTCAAGAATTTCGATCCCAGCGGCTTCATTGAGCCCAAAGACGCCAAACGCTGGGATCGTTTCTGCAAGTTCGGCGTGGTGGCGGCTAAGCAGGCCCTCGCCGACTCCGGCCTCACGATCACTCCGGACAATGCCCATCGCATTGGCGTCAGCATCGGCTCAGGGGTGGGCGGGCTGCTCACCATGGAAACCCAAGCTCATGTCTTGAAAGACAAAGCTCCGGGTCGCGTCAGCCCCTTCACGGTGCCGATGATGATCCCGAACATGGCCACAGGTCTGGCTGCGATCGCTCTGGGTGCCAAAGGTCCCAGCTCCGCTGTTGCTACCGCCTGTGCCGCAGGCTCCAATGCCATCGGTGATGCCTTCCAGCTCCTGCAGTTGGGAAAAGCCGACGCCATGATCTGCGGCGGTGCCGAATCAGCGATCACGCCCCTGGGCGTTGCAGGCTTCGCCAGTGCCAAAGCGCTCTCGTTCCGGAACGACGATCCCTCCAGTGCCAGTCGGCCGTTCGACAAAACGAGGGATGGATTCGTAATCGGGGAAGGCTCAGGGATTTTGGTCCTGGAAACCCTTGCCCATGCTGAGGCGCGAGGTGCCACGATTTTGGCCGAAATCGTGGGCTACGGCACCACCTGCGATGCTCACCACATCACCTCGCCCACACCAGGCGGGGTCGGTGGCGCCGCTGCCATACGCCTCGCTCTTGAAGATGGCGGAATCTCAGCTGACAGCGTCGACTACGTCAACGCCCACGGCACGAGCACACCTGCCAACGACAGCAACGAAACCGCAGCAATTAAGAATGCGCTAGGCAGTCATGCCAACGACATTCCGGTGAGTTCCACCAAATCGATGACGGGCCACCTGCTCGGAGGCTCGGGCGGTATCGAAGCTGTGGCCTGTGTGCTAGCCCTGCGCAACGGTGTGGTTCCACCCACCATCAACTACAACAATCCGGACCCCGAATGTGATCTGGATGTTGTGCCGAACACGGCTCGTGAACTAACACTGGGAACAGTGCTGTCCAATTCCTTCGGCTTCGGTGGTCACAACGTCTGCCTCGCCTTCCGACGCATGAGCTAA
- the glmS gene encoding glutamine--fructose-6-phosphate transaminase (isomerizing), producing the protein MCGIVAVIGSRDAAPLLLEGLRQLEYRGYDSAGIATLQGKDLHCLRAKGKLNNLSVRVGSEGAPGLCGIGHTRWATHGKPEEHNAHPHRDGSGRVAVVQNGIIENHRALREELTAAGVSFLSETDTEVIPHLIAAQLQLMGAGEGAGNGEILLKAVQAVLPRLRGAYALAVLWADAPGALVVARKAAPLLIGLGEGEFLCASDTPALAGFTRTILPMQDGEVALLSPLGIELYDAEGARQQRTPTTLSGSDHIADKRHFRHFMLKEIHEQPETARLWVERHLPVGLPVSNPVALPFEESFYEDVDRIQILACGTSRHAALVGAYLLEQFAGLSTSVFYASEFRYAPPPLAPNTLTIGVTQSGETADTLAALSMDAKRRQAHGRPGYAPKQLGVTNRSESSLARQVPYILDIGAGIEVGVAATKTFLGQLLAFYGLAVAFAARRGHRTEAEISGLLEELRALPEQLESLVEHHDKGSEALAHRFAETQDVIFLGRGINYPIALEGALKLKEISYIHAEGYPAGEMKHGPIALLDSHVPVVSIAMPGPVFEKVLSNAQEAKARDAQMIGVAPEGPDTELFDALLPVPEVSEWVSPLLTVVPMQLLSYHIAAYRGLDVDQPRNLAKSVTVE; encoded by the coding sequence ATGTGCGGAATCGTTGCGGTGATCGGTTCGCGAGATGCGGCCCCGCTCCTGTTGGAAGGACTTCGGCAGTTGGAATACCGCGGTTACGACTCCGCGGGCATTGCCACGTTGCAGGGCAAGGATTTGCATTGCCTTCGCGCCAAAGGAAAGCTGAACAACCTCAGCGTGCGTGTGGGCAGTGAGGGGGCGCCAGGGCTTTGCGGGATCGGCCATACCCGCTGGGCGACCCATGGCAAGCCGGAGGAGCACAACGCCCACCCCCACCGTGATGGCAGTGGCAGGGTTGCGGTTGTTCAGAACGGGATCATCGAAAACCACCGGGCCCTGCGCGAGGAGCTCACGGCCGCTGGTGTGAGCTTTCTGTCGGAAACCGACACCGAAGTGATTCCCCATCTGATTGCAGCGCAGTTGCAGTTGATGGGGGCAGGAGAGGGAGCTGGAAACGGTGAGATTCTTTTAAAAGCTGTGCAGGCTGTTTTGCCCCGGCTTAGAGGTGCTTACGCCTTGGCGGTGTTGTGGGCGGATGCCCCCGGCGCTCTGGTGGTGGCACGCAAAGCGGCACCGCTGTTGATTGGCCTTGGGGAAGGTGAGTTTCTTTGCGCCAGTGACACGCCTGCATTGGCGGGTTTCACGCGCACGATTCTTCCCATGCAAGACGGCGAAGTGGCGCTGCTCAGTCCGCTTGGAATCGAGCTCTACGACGCGGAAGGAGCCCGGCAACAGCGCACCCCCACCACGCTCAGTGGTTCGGATCACATTGCCGACAAGCGCCATTTCCGCCACTTCATGTTGAAGGAAATCCATGAGCAGCCGGAAACGGCGAGGCTCTGGGTGGAACGGCATCTGCCGGTGGGGCTGCCGGTAAGCAATCCGGTGGCACTTCCGTTTGAAGAGTCGTTCTACGAAGACGTGGATCGGATTCAAATCCTGGCGTGCGGCACCAGTCGCCATGCCGCTCTGGTGGGGGCCTATTTGCTGGAGCAATTCGCTGGACTTTCCACCTCGGTGTTTTACGCCAGTGAGTTTCGTTATGCCCCACCACCGCTGGCGCCCAACACTCTCACAATTGGGGTGACGCAATCTGGTGAAACGGCCGACACGCTGGCGGCGCTCAGCATGGATGCCAAGCGCCGGCAGGCGCATGGCCGGCCTGGTTATGCACCAAAGCAGCTTGGCGTGACCAATCGCTCCGAGAGCTCCTTGGCCCGGCAGGTGCCCTACATCCTTGATATCGGCGCCGGGATCGAGGTGGGGGTGGCGGCCACCAAAACCTTTCTGGGTCAGTTGTTGGCTTTCTATGGCCTGGCGGTTGCTTTTGCTGCCAGGCGTGGGCATCGCACCGAGGCTGAAATCAGCGGATTGCTGGAGGAACTGCGGGCCTTACCTGAGCAACTGGAGAGCTTGGTGGAGCATCACGACAAGGGCTCAGAAGCGCTGGCTCACCGCTTTGCTGAAACCCAGGACGTGATCTTCTTGGGGCGCGGAATTAACTACCCGATTGCCCTCGAGGGTGCCCTCAAGCTCAAGGAAATTAGCTACATCCACGCCGAAGGCTATCCAGCTGGGGAGATGAAGCATGGGCCGATCGCCCTGCTCGATTCACACGTGCCGGTGGTGTCGATTGCGATGCCTGGCCCAGTGTTTGAGAAGGTCCTGAGCAACGCCCAGGAGGCCAAAGCCCGCGATGCGCAAATGATCGGGGTGGCACCGGAAGGCCCGGATACGGAGTTGTTTGATGCGCTCTTGCCCGTGCCTGAAGTGAGCGAGTGGGTGAGCCCCCTGCTAACCGTGGTGCCGATGCAATTGCTCAGCTATCACATCGCTGCCTATCGAGGCTTGGATGTGGATCAACCACGCAATTTGGCCAAGAGCGTCACGGTGGAGTGA
- the thiC gene encoding phosphomethylpyrimidine synthase ThiC gives MRTEWVSARKGQANVSQMHYARKGVVTEEMAYVATIENLPESLVMEEVARGRMIIPANVNHTNLEPMAIGIASKCKVNANIGASPNASDAAEEVNKLKLAVKYGADTVMDLSTGGVNLDEVRTAIIGASPVPIGTVPVYQALESVHGSIEKLDEDDFLHIIEKHCQQGVDYQTIHAGLLIEHLPKVKGRLTGIVSRGGGILAQWMLYHHRQNPLFTRFDDICEIFKRYDCTFSLGDSLRPGCQHDASDAAQLAELKTLGELTRRAWKHDVQVMVEGPGHVPLDQIEFNVKKQMEECNEAPFYVLGPLVTDIAPGYDHITSAIGAAMAGWHGTAMLCYVTPKEHLGLPNAEDVREGLIAYKIAAHAADIARHRPGARDRDDELSRARYNFDWNKQFELSLDPERAKEYHDETLPADIYKQAEFCSMCGPKHCPMQTKITDEDLAGLEDVLKAKGGAGELAGVKLDKLS, from the coding sequence ATGCGTACTGAATGGGTTTCCGCTCGCAAGGGCCAGGCCAATGTCTCTCAGATGCATTACGCCCGTAAGGGTGTGGTGACGGAAGAGATGGCCTACGTGGCCACGATCGAGAATCTTCCGGAATCCCTCGTGATGGAAGAGGTGGCGCGGGGCCGGATGATCATTCCCGCCAATGTCAATCACACCAATCTGGAGCCGATGGCGATCGGTATTGCCAGCAAATGCAAGGTGAACGCCAACATTGGTGCCTCTCCGAATGCTTCGGATGCAGCGGAGGAGGTGAACAAGCTGAAGTTGGCCGTGAAATATGGCGCCGACACCGTGATGGATCTGTCCACCGGTGGCGTGAACCTGGATGAAGTGCGTACGGCGATCATTGGCGCATCACCCGTTCCGATTGGCACGGTGCCTGTGTATCAGGCCTTGGAAAGTGTGCATGGCTCGATCGAGAAACTCGATGAAGATGACTTCTTGCACATCATCGAAAAGCATTGCCAACAGGGCGTTGATTACCAGACGATTCATGCTGGCCTGTTGATCGAGCATCTCCCCAAAGTGAAGGGACGTCTCACTGGAATTGTGAGCCGAGGAGGCGGAATTTTGGCCCAGTGGATGTTGTATCACCACCGCCAGAACCCTTTGTTCACGCGCTTTGACGATATTTGCGAGATTTTTAAGCGCTACGACTGCACCTTCTCCCTAGGAGATTCACTGCGTCCTGGTTGCCAGCATGATGCCTCCGATGCTGCCCAGCTGGCTGAACTGAAGACGCTGGGAGAGCTCACCCGTCGGGCTTGGAAGCATGACGTGCAGGTGATGGTGGAGGGTCCAGGTCATGTGCCCCTCGATCAAATTGAGTTCAACGTGAAAAAGCAGATGGAAGAGTGCAATGAGGCGCCCTTCTATGTGCTCGGCCCGTTGGTGACAGATATCGCTCCTGGCTATGACCACATCACCTCAGCGATTGGTGCGGCAATGGCCGGTTGGCATGGCACAGCGATGCTTTGCTATGTGACGCCGAAAGAGCACCTGGGTCTTCCCAATGCAGAGGATGTGCGCGAAGGGCTGATTGCCTACAAGATTGCCGCCCACGCAGCGGACATTGCCCGTCATCGCCCTGGTGCTCGGGATCGTGATGATGAACTCAGCCGGGCCCGTTACAACTTCGACTGGAATAAGCAGTTTGAATTGTCCTTAGACCCCGAGCGGGCGAAGGAATATCACGACGAAACCCTGCCAGCAGATATCTACAAGCAAGCGGAGTTCTGTTCGATGTGTGGTCCCAAGCATTGCCCGATGCAAACCAAGATCACGGATGAAGATCTGGCTGGTTTGGAAGATGTTTTAAAAGCCAAAGGTGGGGCTGGTGAGTTGGCAGGTGTGAAACTTGATAAGTTGTCTTAA
- the acpP gene encoding acyl carrier protein: MSQESILEKVRSIVTEQLSVDAGEVKPESNFQNDLGADSLDTVELVMALEEAFDIEIPDEAAEGIATVGDAVKYIEDKQA; the protein is encoded by the coding sequence ATGTCCCAGGAATCGATCCTCGAAAAAGTCCGTTCGATCGTTACGGAGCAGCTCAGCGTCGACGCCGGCGAAGTCAAACCTGAGTCCAACTTCCAGAACGATCTGGGAGCTGACTCCCTCGACACCGTCGAGTTGGTGATGGCTCTTGAGGAAGCCTTCGACATCGAAATTCCCGATGAAGCAGCCGAAGGAATTGCCACGGTCGGCGATGCCGTCAAATACATCGAAGACAAGCAAGCCTGA
- a CDS encoding DUF3188 domain-containing protein produces the protein MSRQSRTRIHTVLSLAAPLMVLLGVSAMLQREGPDRWQALPAILVGSGLVIHAVVGRRQRRHQLLIALRTTRSQED, from the coding sequence ATGAGCCGTCAATCCAGGACAAGGATCCACACCGTGTTGTCACTGGCGGCGCCGTTGATGGTGCTGCTTGGAGTGTCAGCGATGCTGCAGCGAGAAGGTCCCGACCGCTGGCAAGCTCTCCCTGCCATCCTTGTGGGATCTGGTTTGGTGATCCATGCAGTGGTGGGCCGTCGTCAGCGCCGCCATCAGTTGTTGATCGCCTTGCGCACCACCCGTTCTCAGGAGGATTGA
- the psaC gene encoding photosystem I iron-sulfur center protein PsaC — MSHAVKIYDTCIGCTQCVRACPLDVLEMVPWDGCKAGQIASSPRTEDCVGCKRCETACPTDFLSIRVYLGDETSRSMGLSY, encoded by the coding sequence ATGTCCCACGCCGTCAAGATCTACGACACCTGCATCGGTTGCACACAATGTGTGCGTGCTTGTCCCCTGGACGTTCTCGAAATGGTGCCTTGGGACGGCTGCAAGGCCGGCCAAATTGCCTCGTCTCCTCGCACAGAAGATTGTGTGGGCTGCAAGCGCTGTGAGACCGCCTGCCCTACCGATTTCCTCAGTATTCGGGTCTATCTCGGGGATGAGACCAGTCGAAGCATGGGCTTGTCCTACTAA
- a CDS encoding HEAT repeat domain-containing protein, whose protein sequence is MASTPEQTAPNPEELRAAIASGDPVQAMPALAKLRALPDSDNDSVVIPLLILGSEQQAFLVRSLSCSGLGYRRNEQGWQVLSRLLLADDDPNVRAEAANALASYGVERAWPLLRDSFAKDGAWLVRCSILSALAEQPGINPSWLLDLGRQAIADADGTVRVSGAEILARVVREQAGDANGSEARALLQPLQQDDDHRVVAAALNGLQP, encoded by the coding sequence ATGGCTAGCACCCCTGAACAGACCGCACCCAACCCTGAGGAGTTGCGTGCAGCGATCGCCTCGGGTGATCCAGTGCAAGCGATGCCAGCCCTCGCCAAGCTGCGAGCGCTTCCCGATTCCGATAACGACAGTGTTGTGATCCCCCTGTTGATCCTGGGCAGTGAGCAACAGGCGTTTTTGGTGCGCTCTTTGAGCTGCAGTGGCCTGGGCTATCGGCGCAATGAACAGGGCTGGCAGGTGCTGAGCCGCTTGCTGCTGGCCGATGACGATCCCAATGTGCGGGCTGAAGCGGCGAATGCCTTGGCGAGCTATGGGGTGGAGCGGGCCTGGCCCCTGTTGCGCGACAGCTTCGCGAAGGATGGCGCTTGGCTGGTGCGTTGCAGCATTCTCTCCGCTCTTGCTGAGCAACCTGGAATCAACCCCTCTTGGCTGCTGGATCTCGGCAGGCAAGCGATCGCAGATGCCGACGGAACCGTGCGGGTGAGCGGGGCGGAAATTTTGGCCCGGGTGGTGCGTGAGCAGGCCGGAGATGCCAACGGTTCCGAAGCGAGAGCGCTGCTTCAGCCTTTGCAGCAGGACGATGATCACCGTGTGGTAGCTGCTGCCCTGAATGGCTTGCAGCCCTGA
- a CDS encoding UDP-glucuronic acid decarboxylase family protein, whose amino-acid sequence MPAALTRNLITGGAGFLGSHLCDRLMEAGEEVICLDNYFTGRKQNIAHWIGNPRFEQIRHDVTEPIKLEVDRIWHLACPASPVHYQFNPVKTAKTSFLGTYNMLGLARRVGARLLLASTSEVYGDPEVHPQPESYRGYVNPIGIRSCYDEGKRIAETLCFDYQRMHGLEIRVMRIFNTYGPRMLPDDGRVVSNFIVQALKGEPLTLYGNGSQTRSFCFVDDLIEGMIRLMNGTHTGPINIGNPTEFTIRQLAELVRKKINPELELICKPLPQDDPLQRQPAIDLAQKELGWTPAVALEKGLEPTIASFKELLL is encoded by the coding sequence ATGCCAGCAGCTCTCACCCGCAATCTGATCACAGGTGGTGCTGGTTTTCTGGGGTCCCATCTCTGTGACCGCCTGATGGAAGCCGGAGAAGAGGTGATCTGTCTGGACAATTACTTCACAGGCCGAAAGCAGAATATTGCGCATTGGATTGGGAACCCCCGCTTTGAGCAGATCCGTCATGACGTCACCGAGCCAATCAAGCTCGAAGTGGACCGGATCTGGCATCTGGCTTGTCCGGCCTCCCCAGTGCACTACCAGTTCAACCCGGTGAAAACGGCGAAAACTAGCTTTCTGGGCACTTACAACATGCTCGGCCTAGCTCGCCGCGTCGGGGCAAGGCTGCTGTTAGCCAGCACCAGTGAGGTCTATGGCGATCCTGAGGTCCATCCCCAACCCGAGAGTTATCGCGGTTACGTGAATCCAATTGGTATCCGAAGCTGCTACGACGAAGGCAAGCGCATCGCCGAAACGCTTTGCTTCGATTATCAGCGCATGCACGGCTTGGAGATCCGGGTGATGCGGATTTTCAACACCTATGGCCCGCGCATGCTTCCTGATGACGGCCGAGTGGTGAGCAATTTCATCGTTCAGGCTCTGAAAGGAGAACCGCTTACTCTTTATGGCAATGGAAGTCAGACCCGCAGCTTCTGTTTTGTGGATGATCTCATCGAGGGAATGATTCGCTTGATGAATGGAACCCACACCGGACCGATCAACATCGGCAACCCAACGGAATTCACAATCCGGCAGCTGGCAGAGCTGGTGCGAAAGAAGATCAATCCAGAGTTGGAGTTGATCTGCAAGCCGTTGCCCCAAGATGATCCGCTGCAACGGCAGCCCGCCATTGATCTTGCACAGAAGGAGTTGGGCTGGACACCTGCGGTGGCGCTAGAGAAAGGTCTTGAGCCAACGATTGCGTCCTTCAAGGAGTTGCTGCTTTAG
- a CDS encoding glycosyltransferase family 2 protein, protein MNKLISIVLPTFNEKENIQPIVAELLELNSEYDLEILVVDDDSPDGTAEAVRKLARKHKNIRLIRRVGRNGLASAIKEGILDATGDIVISMDCDGQHEPQTAAEAIKHLIQENLELVIGSRFHKDAIINGLTSNREKGSTYANNLARRSLSPRYANLSDFMTGFFALRINEKTLRNVRAVEVHGFKFIYELLSVSKGSLKVSEVPLHFQARVSGDSKLDVAILWDFLVSVIHTFCARIIPRRAISFGIVGISGVFVQLFTSQILTISDNISFESALPIAVITAACSNYLINNFLTFRSNRLKEWELAKGLLKFLIVSSLPIVANVGLATAFYSVVASNTVLAQLVGIIVGFTWNYVASSKFVWNTP, encoded by the coding sequence ATGAATAAACTAATTTCCATTGTACTTCCCACGTTCAACGAAAAAGAGAACATTCAACCGATCGTCGCTGAACTCCTCGAGCTCAATAGTGAATATGATTTAGAAATTCTTGTAGTTGACGACGACTCTCCCGATGGAACCGCGGAAGCAGTCAGAAAACTAGCAAGAAAACATAAAAACATACGATTGATTAGAAGAGTAGGGAGAAACGGTTTAGCAAGTGCCATTAAGGAGGGTATTCTGGATGCAACAGGGGACATTGTTATCTCTATGGACTGTGATGGTCAACATGAACCTCAAACAGCTGCAGAAGCTATAAAACATTTAATCCAAGAAAATCTAGAACTTGTGATAGGAAGTCGATTTCATAAAGATGCTATTATCAATGGTCTCACAAGCAACAGAGAGAAAGGGTCTACATATGCAAACAATCTTGCTAGAAGGAGCCTTTCACCTAGATACGCAAATTTAAGCGATTTCATGACCGGTTTTTTTGCATTACGCATAAATGAAAAGACACTAAGAAACGTTCGAGCAGTGGAAGTACATGGATTCAAATTCATATACGAACTTCTTTCAGTAAGTAAAGGCAGCCTTAAAGTAAGTGAAGTACCACTTCATTTTCAGGCCAGAGTAAGTGGTGATTCAAAACTGGATGTCGCAATCTTATGGGACTTCCTAGTCTCTGTAATACACACATTTTGCGCCAGAATAATCCCAAGAAGAGCTATCAGCTTCGGAATAGTTGGAATCAGTGGAGTATTTGTCCAACTTTTTACTTCACAGATATTAACAATCTCAGACAATATTAGCTTTGAAAGCGCCCTACCGATAGCAGTCATTACTGCCGCTTGCTCAAATTACCTGATCAATAATTTCCTGACGTTCAGATCCAATCGATTAAAAGAATGGGAATTAGCCAAAGGGTTACTAAAGTTTTTAATTGTTTCTTCATTGCCTATTGTGGCCAATGTAGGTTTAGCGACAGCCTTTTATTCAGTAGTTGCCAGCAACACAGTACTAGCTCAACTAGTTGGAATCATTGTAGGATTTACGTGGAATTATGTAGCAAGTAGCAAATTCGTATGGAATACGCCTTAA